A genomic segment from Osmerus mordax isolate fOsmMor3 chromosome 5, fOsmMor3.pri, whole genome shotgun sequence encodes:
- the tbp gene encoding TATA-box-binding protein produces the protein MDQNNSLPPFAQGLASPQGAMTPSLPIFSPMMPYGSGLTPQPVQNTNSLSLLEEQQRQQQASAQQAGGIPGASGQTPQLYHSQAVTTTTNLPGNTPLYTTPLTPMTPVTPATPASESSGIVPQLQNIVSTVNLGCKLDLKTIALRARNAEYNPKRFAAVIMRIREPRTTALIFSSGKMVCTGAKSEEQSRLAARKYARVVQKLGFPAKFLDFKIQNMVGSCDVKFPIRLEGLVLTHQQFSSYEPELFPGLIYRMIKPRIVLLIFVSGKVVLTGAKVRAEIYEAFENIYPILKGFRKTT, from the exons ATGGACCAGAACAACAGCCTACCGCCGTTTGCCCAGGGGCTGGCCTCTCCACAG GGCGCCATGACACCAAGTCTACCCATCTTCAGTCCAATGATGCCATATGGTAGTGGCCTGACACCCCAGCCGGTCCAGAACACCAACAGTCTATCTctcctggaggagcagcagaggcagcagcaggCTTCAGCCCAGCAGGCTGGGGGCATCCCGGGTGCCTCGGGACAGACTCCCCAGCTGTACCACTCCCAGGCGGTCACTACCACCACCAACTTGCCTGGCAATACCCCTCTCTACACCACCCCACTCACACCCATGACCCCTGTCACCCCAGCCACGCCAGCCTCTGAGAGCTCAGGCATTGTACCCCAGCTACA AAACATTGTGTCCACTGTAAACCTGGGCTGTAAATTGGACTTGAAGACCATAGCTCTGCGAGCAAGAAATGCTGAATACAACCCCAAG CGATTTGCTGCTGTGATCATGAGAATACGAGAGCCGAGGACCACAGCCTTAATCTTCAGCTCTGGGAAGATGGTCTGCACTGGAGCAAAGAG TGAGGAGCAGTCTCGTTTGGCAGCCAGGAAGTATGCCAGAGTGGTTCAAAAACTGGGTTTCCCAGCCAAGTTCCTGGACTTCAAAATCCAGAACATGGTGGGCAGCTGTGATGTCAAGTTCCCCATCCGGTTAGAGGGCCTAGTACTCACCCATCAGCAGTTCAGCAG TTATGAGCCTGAGCTTTTCCCTGGGCTGATCTACAGAATGATCAAGCCCAGAATCGTGTTGTTAATATTTGTGTCTGGCAAGGTTGTTTTAACAG GTGCTAAAGTGAGAGCAGAGATCTACGAAGCCTTTGAAAACATCTACCCCATCTTGAAAGGATTCCGTAAGACTACGTAG
- the pdcd2 gene encoding programmed cell death protein 2, with protein sequence MANNENPILNKETVLGFLEEAEAWQLQSSQFPSKVGGKPAWLSQTNLPSLPDSACDKCQLPTAFLLQVYAPITEQDRSFHRTVFVFCCKTPDCFSQNDSRCLKVYRSQLPRGNDFYPFDPPTDEAPIGTEPDPCVLGSGVKLCRLCGCPGQKACSRCHAVYYCSKEHQTIDWRHSHKKECVGQALSSAVPSPFLFPEFELVTEPEELPVEEDPETVKGVQRDVDPSTLVDSLESELEDMAMHETQDTKVFQKFKQRIQTEPHQVLRYCRGGSPLWLSSEHVPSENDVPHCLCGSRRVFEFQVMPQLLNHLKVDSPEASIDWGTLAVYTCETSCDLGNKYSPEFIWKQDLTKEKQAESN encoded by the exons ATGGCCAACAATGAAAATCCAATATTGaataaagaaactgttcttggcTTTCTGGAGGAGGCGGAAGCCTGGCAGCTACAGAGTTCCCAATTCCCGAGTAAAGTTGGCGGTAAACCTGCGTGGTTGAGTCAGACGAACCTTCCTAGTCTTCCAGATTCGGCGTGTGATAAATGTCAACTCCCCACAGCTTTTCTGCTGCAGGTGTATGCACCCATCACCGAACAGGATAGAAGTTTCCATCGAACTGTGTTTGTATTTTGCTGCAAGACACCTGACTGCTTCTCGCAAAATGACAGCCGTTGTCTAAAAG tctATAGGAGTCAGCTGCCACGGGGAAATGATTTCTACCCCTTTGATCCCCCAACGGACGAGGCTCCAATCGGGACAGAGCCCGACCCATGTGTACTTGGTTCTGGAGTTAAACTGTGCCGGCTGTGTGGCTGTCCTGGTCAGAAAGCCTGTTCCCGCTGTCATGCTGTGTACTATTGCAGTAAAGAACACCAGACTATAGACTGGAGACACAGCCACAAGAAAGAATGTGTTGGTCAAG CGCTGTCCAGTGCTGTGCCATCACCATTCCTGTTCCCCGAGTTTGAACTTGTCACCGAGCCTGAAGAGCTGCCAGTGGAAGAGGACCCAGAGACAGTAAAGGGTGTTCAGAGGGATGTTGACCCCTCCACCTTGGTTGACT CCTTGGAGTCAGAGCTTGAAGACATGGCCATGCATGAAACCCAAGATACCAAGGTATTCCAGAAGTTTAAACAACGGATTCAAACTGAGCCACATCAG GTTCTGAGGTACTGCAGGGGTGGTTCTCCTCTATGGCTGTCATCTGAGCATGTTCCTTCAGAAAATGATGTCCCACACTGCCTCTGTGGCTCCAGAAGGGTGTTTGAGTTCCAG GTGATGCCGCAGTTGCTAAACCACCTGAAAGTTGACAGTCCAGAGGCCAGTATAGACTGGGGAACGCTTGCTGTCTATACATGCGAGACCAGCTGTGACCTGGGGAACAAATACAGTCCTGAGTTCATATGGAAACAGGACCTCACTAAAGAAAAGCAAGCAGAGAGCAACTAA
- the rhoua gene encoding ras homolog family member Ua yields the protein MPPQGEGEYKPVSVSVPSVPPVPPRRFRSRDSSKYRTGTGERKVKCVLVGDGAVGKTSLIVSYTTNGYPTEYVPTAFDNFSAVVAVDGKPVKLQLCDTAGQDEFDKLRPLCYNNADIFMLCFSVVSPASFQNVAEKWVPEIRRHCPRAPVVLVGTQSDLREDVKVLIELARYREKPVDPVEARRCAEEMHALCYMECSSLTQKNLKEVFDAAIVASIQNSDSQHPQRHKQRTPDKMKKLSKSWWRKYCCVS from the exons ATGCCTCCCCagggagagggtgaatacaaaCCTGTTTCAGTGTCGGTTCCGTCGGTTCCTCCGGTCCCCCCGCGAAGGTTCAGGAGCAGGGATTCGTCAAAGTATCGAACTGGGACAGGAGAGCGCAAAGTAAAGTGTGTGCTCGTTGGAGACGGGGCTGTAGGGAAGACAAGCCTGATAGTCAGCTACACAACAAATGGATATCCAACAGAATATGTCCCAACTGCTTTTGACAACTTTTCAG CTGTGGTTGCAGTTGACGGCAAGCCGGTGAAGCTACAGCTATGTGACACAGCTGGACAG GATGAGTTTGATAAGCTCCGCCCCCTTTGCTACAACAATGCTGACATCTTCATGCTGTGCTTCAGCGTGGTTAGCCCCGCCTCCTTCCAAAACGTGGCAGAGAAGTGGGTTCCAGAGATCCGCCGGCACTGCCCGCGGGCGCCCGTGGTCCTGGTGGGCACACAGTCGGACCTGCGGGAGGATGTGAAGGTTCTGATCGAGCTGGCGCGTTACCGCGAGAAGCCTGTGGACCCCGTGGAGGCCCGGCGCTGTGCGGAGGAGATGCACGCTTTGTGCTACATGGAGTGTTCTTCTCTTACCCAGAAAAACCTAAAGGAGGTTTTTGACGCAGCCATCGTGGCCAGCATACAGAACTCAGACTCCCAGCATCCCCAGCGGCACAAACAGAGGACTCCAGACAAGATGAAGAAACTGTCCAAGTCCTGGTGGAGAAAGTACTGCTGTGTGTCCTAG
- the rab4a gene encoding ras-related protein Rab-4A, which yields MSETYDFLFKFLVIGNAGTGKSCLLHQFIEKRFKDDSNHTIGVEFGSKIISVVNKFVKLQIWDTAGQERFRSVTRSYYRGAAGALLVYDITSRETYNALTNWLTDARMLASQNIVIILCGNKKDLDAEREVTFLEASRFAQENELMFLETSALTGENVEEAFIQCARKILNKIESGELDPERMGSGIQYGDAALRQLRSPRRAQPQGAQECGC from the exons ATGTCAGAAACATACG ATTTCCTGTTTAAATTCCTTGTAATCGGTAATGCGGGAACTGGAAAATCCTGTCTGCTTCACCAGTTCATTGAAAAGAGAT TCAAAGATGATTCTAACCATACCATTGGAGTGGAGTTTGGCTCCAAGATCATCAGCGTAGTCAACAAGTTCGTCAAACTCCAGATCTGGGACACTGCTGGACAGGAGAGGTTCAG ATCTGTGACCAGGAGCTACTATCGAGGAGCAGCTGGAGCCTTGCTCGTCTATGACATCACCAG TCGGGAGACCTATAATGCACTTACCAACTGGCTGACAGATGCCAGAATGCTGGCCAGTCAAAACATTGTCATCATTCTGTGTGGAAACAAGAAGGACCTGGATGCTGAGAGGGAGGTCACCTTTCTGGAGGCTTCTCGGTTCGCCCAAGAGAACG agctTATGTTTTTGGAGACCAGTGCTCTGACCGGGGAGAACGTAGAGGAGGCCTTCATCCAGTGTGCCAGGAAGATCCTCAACAAGATAGAGTCAG gagagTTGGACCCGGAGCGGATGGGTTCTGGGATCCAGTACGGGGACGCGGCCCTGCGCCAGCTCCGCTCCCCACGCCGGGCTCAGCCACAGGGAGCCCAGGAGTGTGGCTGTTAG
- the ccsapb gene encoding centriole, cilia and spindle-associated protein: MITKKIRSEYMKKFKDPKWETYSKCYEEMVKYRLARRLLEHSHNPFFWNEGDSDSESSGSPFPPNKNKVEPLVVKDQSSSECDRKAPEHREIQKTSEQNIPASEEAPHPRTENVPPETAPSIDGQAVDTRKVGETEEERTGRAPDGPKLPEEEPAEQPKAKHSKRPLKLRGPLRRLKEPNKENTHPFALYGGGDNPTDMASKKTHNVRTSASTKEIHESALRAKTRREVERQMQTQQADRRRAQSADLEKTVKTQMASDYNPWVTEYMRCFSTRSR, from the exons ATGATTACAAAAAAGATCCGATCGGAATACATGAAGAAATTCAAGGACCCTAAATGGGAAACCTACTCCAAGTGTTACGAAGAGATGGTTAAATACAGATTAGCGAGGAGACTTCTGGAACATTCGCACAATCCGTTTTTCTGGAACGAAGGGGACAGCGACTCGGAATCCAGTGGCAGCCCCTTTCCTCctaacaaaaacaaagttgAACCTCTAGTTGTGAAAGACCAGTCCTCATCAGAATGTGACCGAAAGGCACCAGAGCACCGGGAGATTCAAAAAACATCTGAACAGAATATCCCTGCATCAGAGGAAGCGCCGCATCCGCGGACAGAGAATGTTCCGCCAGAGACCGCTCCATCCATTG ATGGCCAGGCTGTGGACACCAGGAAGGTTGGagaaacagaggaggagaggacaggtagAGCTCCAgatgggccaaaactccccgaGGAGGAGCCAGCAGAACAGCCCAAAGCCAAACACTCAAAGAGACCCCTCAAGCTTAGAGGTCCACTAAGGCGACTAAAAGAGCCCAATAAGGAGAACACACATCCGTTTgccctgtatggtgggggggaTAATCCTACTGATATGGCCAGCAAGAAAACCCACAATGTGCGTACTTCAGCATCTACCAAGGAG atcCACGAGTCTGCCTTGCGGGCCAAGACCAGGCGGGAAGTGGAGAGGCAGATGCAGACACAGCAGGCGGACAGACGGAGAGCGCAGTCAGCTGACCTTGAAAAAACTGTCAAGACCCAAATGGCATCAGATTATAATCCCTGGGTAACGGAGTACATGCGTTGCTTCTCCACCAGGTCTcgatag